The proteins below come from a single Iocasia fonsfrigidae genomic window:
- a CDS encoding deoxyguanosinetriphosphate triphosphohydrolase yields MLKRVDIEKREAEILSPYAFLSKNSQGRLKEEPECDIRTVFQRDRDRIIHSKAFRRLKHKTQVFIVPEGDHYRTRLTHTFEVAQIARTIARSLGLNEDLTEAMALGHDLGHTPFGHAGESALNDISNLGFKHNEHSLRVVDYIESLNLSFEVRDGILKHTGDEIPLTLEGEVVRIADRIAYINHDIDDALRAGVISREDLPLKEINLLGETHSERIDTMVRDMINSSWEQKVIKRSPAIKDATEKLRSFLFQKVYIGSAAKKEEEKAKRLVQHLYEYYLCHIDEIPEHFKSKEKGIRISNEQLVVDYIAGMSDQYAMNRWKELFLPFPWIDKK; encoded by the coding sequence ATGTTAAAAAGGGTTGATATTGAAAAAAGAGAAGCAGAGATACTTTCTCCTTATGCCTTTTTAAGTAAGAATAGTCAGGGCAGGCTTAAGGAAGAGCCTGAGTGTGATATTCGTACTGTTTTTCAGCGTGACAGGGATAGAATAATCCATTCCAAGGCTTTTCGCCGTTTAAAACATAAAACACAGGTTTTTATTGTGCCAGAAGGGGATCATTATCGAACCCGTTTAACCCATACATTTGAAGTTGCTCAGATTGCCAGGACTATTGCCCGTAGCCTTGGTCTTAATGAGGATCTTACTGAAGCAATGGCCCTCGGGCATGACCTGGGACATACCCCTTTTGGACATGCCGGGGAATCAGCTCTTAATGATATTTCTAATCTTGGTTTTAAACACAATGAACATAGTTTACGGGTTGTTGATTATATTGAATCTTTAAACTTAAGTTTTGAAGTAAGAGATGGTATTTTAAAACATACCGGGGATGAGATACCTCTGACCCTGGAGGGAGAGGTTGTTAGAATAGCTGATCGTATTGCTTATATTAACCATGATATAGATGATGCCTTAAGGGCTGGGGTTATAAGTAGAGAAGATCTGCCGCTCAAAGAGATTAATCTTCTGGGAGAAACTCACTCAGAGAGAATAGATACTATGGTCAGGGATATGATAAACTCAAGCTGGGAGCAGAAAGTTATTAAACGAAGTCCAGCAATAAAGGATGCTACGGAAAAGCTAAGATCTTTTTTATTTCAGAAGGTTTATATTGGTTCAGCAGCCAAAAAGGAAGAAGAAAAAGCTAAAAGATTGGTACAACATTTATATGAATATTATTTATGTCATATAGATGAAATCCCTGAACATTTTAAAAGTAAAGAAAAAGGAATAAGAATAAGTAATGAACAACTGGTAGTAGATTATATTGCTGGTATGTCAGACCAGTATGCTATGAATAGATGGAAGGAATTATTTCTTCCCTTCCCCTGGATAGATAAAAAATAA